Part of the Tribolium castaneum strain GA2 chromosome 4, icTriCast1.1, whole genome shotgun sequence genome is shown below.
TCGTTGACTATTAAAGAATTCGTAAATTCGGCACATTTCCATAAATACCTTACCTAAAATAGTCCAATTATCACTCTCATGCAGCCCCTGCTTGGCCATATTCAGTTCATTCTTAATAGTGTCCAGTTTCTCAATTGTGTTTATAGACTTTCCAGTGTCTTGTTCAATTTTTACGATTTCGCTACGAACTGCTGCCattttttcctttaaaattgCTGCTTCCTGGTTGAGATTTTTGGTGTCTCTGATGATTTTTGGCAGTGACATTAGGATTTGTTGACTGGTGTCTTCAAGGGCACTGTTCACTTGTTGGACGCATAGTTGGAGCTTCATAACGAGGGACATTGTATAATTCTGGAAGAAATTGAtcaatttttgtgtaaatctaGCCGAGCTAACCTCTTTCTTGTCCTGGGTctctgcattttttaaaacatcgTTTATCCACGCTTTGGTATCGAAATTATCATCAGAGAACGCGCTAATATCCTGCAATATCAAAATACGTAAAATTTGAAGGGGAATAAGGACATTAAAACCATTTTTGTTtccgatttttttgatgacgTTTACGTAACCTCACTTTTatttgtcaataattttttttatcactgAAAAGTGTTGTTCAGGGgagaaaaaaaaccaaaagggctgtttaatatttttattctaaacGTACTATTTACATCAGTCTTTACACTGGCCCACTTTCCTCCAAAATGGACGTGATCATGTGAAGCACTTTTTGGTATAGAAACGAATGTCTGCAAGTTTTAGTTAGATTTGGtctaaatttattataaacctTGCCTGCTTGCCGGTTTGCAAATTCCCAAATGGTCTAAAGGTATCTCATAGTATTCCCCATACCCCGGATTGCCAGAGTCGGGTTCAAccactaaaaatttaaatttcattgctGAAACTACCGTAGGTTTGGTCTCCACAAAAGTCACAATTTTCAttggatgatttttgataaGTCTCAGGAATTTTTGGTGTATTTGCACCAATTGTGGCGAatctgtaattaaaatttgtaaaacacAACAGTAGAATATCGCAAAACTACGTTTTTGTAACTCCTGGACTTCAATACTTGGCCAAATCACAAGGGCTGAAGCCTGGCTGAAACTAGCAACACTTGATCCTAAATGAGGCGTGCTATAGAAAATTATCCCTCGAGTGTTTGTGTACAAATCTCTGATTCGTTTATTGCCATTTTCGGAAGCTAAAATTTGACGgttaaataaattcaagtgAATAGGATTGTACCTTTATTTAGGAGACACTTGACCATTAAACCACCCATTGAGTGTGTCACCCACACGATGGGTCTTTTCCCAACTTCAACCCTCTCCAACTGTTCAATCAACTCGTCGCTTCGCTCTTCCAAAGTCTTGACTTTCTCTACTGGACATATGGGTGTCCACAACGATAGATTTGTCTCATAATTTACCCCAATGATTCTCAAACGATCACAATCTTGCGCTAACCAGTCTCTAGGCCAGCAATTGGTGTAACATTCATCCTCACTTTTTTCCATACAGACGTATTTAAAGCCAGAACAACAGTACGGCCCTGTGGCAGTCTCATTTGTATTGACCGGTATGTCCTCCCAAACAAAGTCATAATCGTTGCAAAGGCAACCATAAGCTGTGTGCGTTTCAAACTCTTCCAGAAATTCCCTCATTTGAGGATCGCTTATTCTTTGGATTTTGTTTCTCTTTTCGGTGCATTGTTTATTGATACAAGTTGAGTTGTTCTGTGTCAGACTTtctataaattataaactgtGATGATAAGCAATTAATTGTGTAAGAGCTGGGATTGGGTAAGGATTATGTGCTGGGTTGGGGCCCTGGTTCCAAAATCCTTACTCACCTGGGGCGCCCTTCTTACCAAGGAACCCCAACGGATCCTGGTTGCGTTGTCTCTGCCTCCACGTAAAAAATACACCCCCCAGTAAACCATGGATAAAAACGACGTCAACTTTCGGGGTTTGTACAATACGGGTTGAAGGATGCAAAGGGTAGAGTCTTTGTAGGTAAACAGGGTCTTCATCACAGTCTAAATTTGCAAGTGCTTTAGATGCAGGGATTGATATTCGGACGTCGTCGTGTTTGACCCACTGGGCCAAAAGCCCGACCCAACCTAACCATTTTATTCcgaataaaaatgttttgtgattattataattatttacccGATTTATACATTTCGTCAAGGAGATTTCTGTGCATTGAAAGATACGAAATAATCCGACAAATAGTTGCGGTGACAGAAAGGTTGTCTTTGAACCGGTTGTGAATTTCCATTAAAAGTGGAAGACCGTTGAGTTCGGCAATATCTTTGGCGTATTTCCCTAAACTGGCGTGGTGTAAAAGTGACTCTAGACACGTCGGTAGGAGTTCTTCACTGGTTTGAATGAAGTTTTTCAACTCGTAGGGAGTTATGTCATCACCGAATTTCTCAACTTCCTAGAAAATCACTTAATTGTTTTACTCCCttcagtttgattttttaattacatgcAAGTCGAGAAATGCCTTAGAGATGAAATAACCCATACAAGGGTGTTGAGACATCGCGTGTAAATTGACTAAAAAATCTTTCATCACATCGACAATCATGTCGTGCGTATGACCGAGAAATCTTAAGGGCGGGTTGTTGAATAATCTAGGCTCAACATCGGGTGTCCTAGCCAGCCCTACCGCAGTCCTGGCATCAATCATATCAGCGAGTTGCGAGTATTGCCAgctttccaattttttaatcctAGCCAACTGTCTCACAGCCCTTTTCCGAAGAAACCGATTTTCACTACTTGCAAGAACAAGCAATCTTTTAGCGAATGAAAACTTCAAAGCGGTCCATTTTTGTAAATAGGTTTCTTGCCGGTTCGGGTCCCCAGTTATATCAATGACGAAAAAGTCATCATCTTTGGATTTTTCCACGGCTGTTGGCTCgattattgataaaattgatGTGTCTAAGGCATTGCTGAGGATTTTTTTGGTCGTTTTTACCTGATAATATAACCATCCTGCGCTGGAGGATAGATTTATTTGTTTGACAGTAAAACAAGAGGGGAATTACCCGAATGAAACTGTAGCCAAACATgtaaatttaacaatttttggatacttttttaaaaaatgcatgGGAATGTCAAACGCACATGTCACGAAGAAGTGTCAAATTTGACGTTTTGCAGCTTGTAAGCGCTGTGATTGGTCCGTTTGAGGTCGGCCATTATAACAACGCAAGCAACCAATCACATCATACTGttgattaattcaaaaattcagaTTAGCGTTCattcataacttgaaaaaacaataaaggCATTTTCAAGCATAAAATCCAAATGATCTCATTTAttattagataattttttatgcttggtcattttttcgtttatccatgattttatgaaattttggtcaattaaaatgttttattatattttgggTCAAACAATGTCGTAGCAAGTTGTAAGaataattaatggaaaacTTGTGCAAGTACAAACATTTGCTCGTGTCTAAATTTGTCTTTCTAATACAAATAAATCGAGCGTGGAATGTATCTGCTTGAATAAACAGCGTTTAATTGTAGTGAACTCTACTCTTTGCTATTATTTTGACCCGTAGATATTTGActttaatatattttattattaatttatgggTGGGAAGGAAGAAACGCGTTTAGAGATCTTCATAAATGTATTTAAGTGTATAgattaaagaataaaatacattAACTTGAGGTGCACAGGTACTATATCTATGATAAGGCTATTTATTAATCAATCTTGCGTCTGCAACTGTCCTGAGCAGGTTTTTATAAAGAACTCAAgctaaaaaaaagaaagatgtCAGACTTTACAACCAGGACTTAAAATTGACTTAAGACTTGCACCTTCGTGGATTAGTAAAAAAGTTCGATTGACCCGTTCCTGGTTGTAAAGCACGAAAGTGGGACGAATCAAGTTGTGCAACGTATATGAAAAATAGCGGTTCTAGGAATATTGTCCAAGTTATTTCATTATGTACATATTCACTAATCAACGATTTTTAAACGTACATTTGGCCTAATTTCGCACATacaattactaaaattcacaaaatactGTCTCTTCAACATCACACAGTTTTACAAACTGGCAAAAATcatgtaaaataaattcaaaaaaaaaatttaacactgacgataaaaaaattaataaaactacATAACAGCTTAAACATGATGTGTATATACATGGTGTAACTTTGTGCGCCTACAAGTTATCCTCACACAAGTATAACAAATCTGTAAAAAAGACCGGAGTTGAGTTTCTCATTCACCACTCGCACATTATGTACCAATTAGCCCTCCTGTTCACGTCGTGGGAACacattagaaaaataactTTGTTACGGGCGCAGAAAGTTCGTTAAAAATCAGAAGTATTTTACAAAACGGATTCGATTTGCTTGATTTCCTTCTCTCCCGGACTTGAGGCGGTCTCCACGATTGTGGGGATCGGGCCGCTGTCTAGTCGCGTTTTATGGCCTGGACCCATTGTAATTCCTGCGTCGTCTTCCTCCTCGTCTTCGTCGATCGGCGTCAGAGCGTCGCCTTCACCAACCGGCTGCTCCTCCTCTTCTGAGCGCTTCAAACACGGGGCAATGAAGCTGGTTATGGCCGAAATCGCAAACAATGAGCCGGCCACGTAGAACGGGATGTCGTAGGTTTTCGTTTTATCGTAGATAAAGCCAGCTAGAGGGGAGCCGACAATGGCTGCAGCCCCACGGAAGAGGATCAACAAACCGAACGCGTTCGTCAGTTTATCTAGACCCAGGAGGTCCACTAGTATGATCGAAGTCAATGAAATATAGCCGGCTAGAATAAAGTGTGTTTTAATTGGAATTTCTCTTGGGCGAATAACTTACATATCGCGATTCCGAAAAACACGGCCATGGCTATGTAAGCACCATATGAGTGGCAGAACGGTGTTAGGGCAACCGAGATGGCGGAAATAACTagacaaatattatttacaagtAGCGCATTAACAGAAGGGAAGTCAGCGAAGTATCCACAGGCGACACGGCCGAACGTATTCGTAATACCAATGATGGACACCAGGAATGAGGCTTTTCCTTTTTCGATGCCCTAGAAATGCAGACGTGGGTTTTTGCCGGAACGAGTCGCTACCTCAAACTTACATCCTCAACGGCGCAGTCAACAAGATAAACGAACGGAATATACAGTCCAGCCATCCCGAATAAATTCGATATTCCTATAAGTACGAAAACGGGATCCCGCAACAGGCTCATGTCCATCATTTGTCCTAAGGCTGAGGTGAAACTTTCAGGCAGTACGAGGCAAGGGCAAAGATCACCAGCTGCAAACAGCGTGTTATTCGCGAAAATCGCGTAGTGATCACTCACGAGATCCCTCAGATTCCAGGCCTTTGGCTTTCGGGATGCTCATGATGCTTTGCCTGTAATTCGTGAGAGATTTTTGCGATTGGTGAAACTCTGGAAGATTGACGATAGATCCCGAGTAGAAAATGTCCTTCCGTGACATTGGTCGGACCATATTCGAGCGACTTCCTCCACGTGGTAACGACAGTTTCGATGTGCAAGCTAGACTTTCAACGTCCACCTGCAAAGTAATCATACACCCGTTGTGATAAGCCTTCGGATAATTCAAGAGCAAGTGCACTTGGAAAAGCTCCAAATTGTGAAATCCGGGCTATTCCTGCAATCACGCTACAATGCATGACCAGGTGTTTTTAGGCACACCCACCCAATGGGCCGGCATTCGGTGCCAAATATAAAAGAGGAAAACCGACAATTGATGAATCCTTGTTTTTGCTGAAAGCTCGCTAACGAAACTTATTTGCAGGGTTCCACTAATAAATCGtctaattgttattattttaatgtgaaaacgtacacatttacaCTCTTAAGTTTTCCTTCGGAAATAGAAGTAATGACGCAAACTACTAATTAGTAAACAATGGTAACGCATTTAGCGcacaaaatgatttaaaagtgatattttttcGTGTTTAATAACTGTCTCCTTAATAAACCTACGACGTTTTACACGTAActcatttcatttaaattgcCACTTTgttcgtattattattaatgaaggTAACCacgtttttgaataaattgctTTTGTAATTTCCAGAGGAAGTTTTTCGCTTTGACTTATCGATTGTTAGACCAAACATGtgccaattaattaaatacttgataatttttatagtttggcTAAATTGGGCCCTAAGCCGATAACAGTGGCacattgtaaaaattttactgcCTCGGTGACATCTTAAGACAACAGATTAAAGtccaaaaacaataaatgttGATAAACCAAATGCGAACAAATAATATTTCGCATAAAGTGGTTTAGTTCTTCTCAAAAATCACCACTAATGTCAAATattatgcaaataaaaacGAGATAACGAGCAGTCCAGAATTATATAATATCACCTGCAAAAACATGAAAGAGTTGAGTAAATATGGAGATAGACAGTTTACGACTCTTTCTTCTCAgataaattttaagcaaaatatttgcaaactaattttttattcgtaTGAAATTTGTTGACTTTATTTCCAAGATAATTTTCCTAATTTAAATACCAATTCAATTAAGCAGAAACACTGTATTGCTTTTTGGCAAGAGCTACAATCgtcgtatttttttcagtttcttagtAGTTCTTACTCAACTCTAAATATTTGTGTACAATCATTTTGAGTTCGCAGTTTTAACACTCATACTTTTCTCTACTTGTAAATTTGTAATAATGGGTTTCGGACAAAAGCACTCAAACCACAAGTGcgataacaaaaaaatgcaaatgttgTTACGCAATTCACTTATCCAAATCTGTGCAATCAGTTACAAATAACAGTACACTTACCTCAACtttatctttaataattaagtaCTTGTACGTAACAACTTTTGATTGGTCGATGCCGAATTTTcctcttttaaattttcattgagTGGCGCGAGTAATTCGCTACTCACCTCGCTGTTATTATTTCTGCTAAGAAAGGAAGAAGTTGAGTTATTCCTCAACTTTCTCATATCACTATTCGAACTCAAAGTGGCTCTGGACGAAGATTTGATCGGTCCTAAAGTCGGCTTGAACTTTTCCCCTACTGAAGTTTTCCTAATTCTATCAAACGTGGGTACGGACCCGTTCTTCGGCAAGCCTTGAACGTGCGTGCTGAAGGCCGGCTGACTGGCATTCCTCGGCATCTTCGAGGAGGAATTATCGGGTGTCGTCCCAACTGGGGCAGCTGGTGCTTCCTTACTAACCCCCGTTTTCCCGTCTTGTTGTTTCAATTCACTTAAGCGCGGATTCTTGGCTGTGGGTCTAATTTCCGCAGAGCTTTCTCCGGGACTCGGCGATCCGGAGCTTCCGCTCTGGTCTTGTACTTTGACTTCGGCAATGGTGGGTAGCGTGGGCACGGTGGGTATGGGAGTGATGGGTGTTCCTGGGGCCAGCTGGTCCAGGTTGAGACTAGAATGCACTCCGGGGTCGATGTTCAGCGGCTGCTTCATGCGTTTTTCCATGGTACCGTCTGGTAGTTGTACCATGAAGTACGACCCCCCGATGCTGCCCCGTTCCATTTGGATTCGCCGTTCTTCGGCCATTCGTTGGAGGAGCGGCTGCGAGTTGGACTCTTTGGGGTACTCCAAAGGCCGCATCAAAGCTCCGAATATCACGCAGTTGAAGATCATCCCGGCTAGGATGAGATTGGCGCCTCGCCAGCCGTACTCATCCAGGAGGATTGTGGCTAAGGGGGCGAAGGCGAAGGTGCCGACCCCTGAGCCACAAACGGCGATGCCCGTGGCTAGGGATCGCTTCGTTTCGAAATAGTAACCCACACACACCACTGCCGGTAGATAAATTAACCCGAAACCAACACCGCCGACGAAGCCATAGATCAGCATCAGCCAGTTTACAGTTGGACAGAATTGCGAGAGGACGAACGCCGCTGTTGATATTAAACTACCGGCGATACACACAGCACGACAGCCGAATTTGTTGGTCAAGGCGCTCACTACAGGACCCACACTAAGGTACATTCCCGAGAGTAACGAACCGACCCAGGCTGTTGTTCCTTTGGTCTCGCCGTAATAGTCGACCAGTTTTGGAAGGAATATGCCGAAAGTGTAACCTATACCGTCTACGAGCATGTTGCACATGAAGGAGGCGAACACCACGACCCAGCCGTAGCCTCCATCCGGCGGGGGAGGCAAGTCGTGGTAGTCGCAATACGATATTCCGTCATCGTCTTCCTCCTGCTGCTCGGCAGTCAAACGGGCCGCTTCTTCGCATGCCACCTCACTGTCAGTCTGAAAACaagcaaaaatacaatttatctCAAAAGacagttaataataaaaggcACACGTTATTTTGCGAGgaaataatatattttcatAGCGGACGATTGCACCCTCTTGTATGATTTACTCTCCAACCTTcagattaaaaataacttattcAGCGTGAATAATTTTGGTTTGGGCTCAC
Proteins encoded:
- the LOC663010 gene encoding protein SERAC1 isoform X2, giving the protein MHFLKKYPKIVKFTCLATVSFGAGWLYYQVKTTKKILSNALDTSILSIIEPTAVEKSKDDDFFVIDITGDPNRQETYLQKWTALKFSFAKRLLVLASSENRFLRKRAVRQLARIKKLESWQYSQLADMIDARTAVGLARTPDVEPRLFNNPPLRFLGHTHDMIVDVMKDFLVNLHAMSQHPCMGYFISKAFLDLHEVEKFGDDITPYELKNFIQTSEELLPTCLESLLHHASLGKYAKDIAELNGLPLLMEIHNRFKDNLSVTATICRIISYLSMHRNLLDEMYKSGWVGLLAQWVKHDDVRISIPASKALANLDCDEDPVYLQRLYPLHPSTRIVQTPKVDVVFIHGLLGGVFFTWRQRQRNQDPLGFLESLTQNNSTCINKQCTEKRNKIQRISDPQMREFLEEFETHTAYGCLCNDYDFVWEDIPVNTNETATGPYCCSGFKYVCMEKSEDECYTNCWPRDWLAQDCDRLRIIGVNYETNLSLWTPICPVEKVKTLEERSDELIEQLERVEVGKRPIVWVTHSMGGLMVKCLLNKASENGNKRIRDLYTNTRGIIFYSTPHLGSSVASFSQASALVIWPSIEVQELQKHSPQLVQIHQKFLRLIKNHPMKIVTFVETKPTVVSAMKFKFLVVEPDSGNPGYGEYYEIPLDHLGICKPASRHSFLYQKVLHMITSILEESGPV
- the LOC662983 gene encoding monocarboxylate transporter 3 isoform X1, whose protein sequence is MGQAESREDADDDPEKYASRRTSGVLTDSEVACEEAARLTAEQQEEDDDGISYCDYHDLPPPPDGGYGWVVVFASFMCNMLVDGIGYTFGIFLPKLVDYYGETKGTTAWVGSLLSGMYLSVGPVVSALTNKFGCRAVCIAGSLISTAAFVLSQFCPTVNWLMLIYGFVGGVGFGLIYLPAVVCVGYYFETKRSLATGIAVCGSGVGTFAFAPLATILLDEYGWRGANLILAGMIFNCVIFGALMRPLEYPKESNSQPLLQRMAEERRIQMERGSIGGSYFMVQLPDGTMEKRMKQPLNIDPGVHSSLNLDQLAPGTPITPIPTVPTLPTIAEVKVQDQSGSSGSPSPGESSAEIRPTAKNPRLSELKQQDGKTGVSKEAPAAPVGTTPDNSSSKMPRNASQPAFSTHVQGLPKNGSVPTFDRIRKTSVGEKFKPTLGPIKSSSRATLSSNSDMRKLRNNSTSSFLSRNNNSEVDVESLACTSKLSLPRGGSRSNMVRPMSRKDIFYSGSIVNLPEFHQSQKSLTNYRQSIMSIPKAKGLESEGSPGDLCPCLVLPESFTSALGQMMDMSLLRDPVFVLIGISNLFGMAGLYIPFVYLVDCAVEDGIEKGKASFLVSIIGITNTFGRVACGYFADFPSVNALLVNNICLVISAISVALTPFCHSYGAYIAMAVFFGIAISGYISLTSIILVDLLGLDKLTNAFGLLILFRGAAAIVGSPLAGFIYDKTKTYDIPFYVAGSLFAISAITSFIAPCLKRSEEEEQPVGEGDALTPIDEDEEEDDAGITMGPGHKTRLDSGPIPTIVETASSPGEKEIKQIESVL
- the LOC662983 gene encoding monocarboxylate transporter 3 isoform X3; the encoded protein is MTDSEVACEEAARLTAEQQEEDDDGISYCDYHDLPPPPDGGYGWVVVFASFMCNMLVDGIGYTFGIFLPKLVDYYGETKGTTAWVGSLLSGMYLSVGPVVSALTNKFGCRAVCIAGSLISTAAFVLSQFCPTVNWLMLIYGFVGGVGFGLIYLPAVVCVGYYFETKRSLATGIAVCGSGVGTFAFAPLATILLDEYGWRGANLILAGMIFNCVIFGALMRPLEYPKESNSQPLLQRMAEERRIQMERGSIGGSYFMVQLPDGTMEKRMKQPLNIDPGVHSSLNLDQLAPGTPITPIPTVPTLPTIAEVKVQDQSGSSGSPSPGESSAEIRPTAKNPRLSELKQQDGKTGVSKEAPAAPVGTTPDNSSSKMPRNASQPAFSTHVQGLPKNGSVPTFDRIRKTSVGEKFKPTLGPIKSSSRATLSSNSDMRKLRNNSTSSFLSRNNNSEVDVESLACTSKLSLPRGGSRSNMVRPMSRKDIFYSGSIVNLPEFHQSQKSLTNYRQSIMSIPKAKGLESEGSPGDLCPCLVLPESFTSALGQMMDMSLLRDPVFVLIGISNLFGMAGLYIPFVYLVDCAVEDGIEKGKASFLVSIIGITNTFGRVACGYFADFPSVNALLVNNICLVISAISVALTPFCHSYGAYIAMAVFFGIAISGYISLTSIILVDLLGLDKLTNAFGLLILFRGAAAIVGSPLAGFIYDKTKTYDIPFYVAGSLFAISAITSFIAPCLKRSEEEEQPVGEGDALTPIDEDEEEDDAGITMGPGHKTRLDSGPIPTIVETASSPGEKEIKQIESVL
- the LOC662983 gene encoding monocarboxylate transporter 3 isoform X2; this encodes MSSSDLAKTAKQPRLRKISRTDSEVACEEAARLTAEQQEEDDDGISYCDYHDLPPPPDGGYGWVVVFASFMCNMLVDGIGYTFGIFLPKLVDYYGETKGTTAWVGSLLSGMYLSVGPVVSALTNKFGCRAVCIAGSLISTAAFVLSQFCPTVNWLMLIYGFVGGVGFGLIYLPAVVCVGYYFETKRSLATGIAVCGSGVGTFAFAPLATILLDEYGWRGANLILAGMIFNCVIFGALMRPLEYPKESNSQPLLQRMAEERRIQMERGSIGGSYFMVQLPDGTMEKRMKQPLNIDPGVHSSLNLDQLAPGTPITPIPTVPTLPTIAEVKVQDQSGSSGSPSPGESSAEIRPTAKNPRLSELKQQDGKTGVSKEAPAAPVGTTPDNSSSKMPRNASQPAFSTHVQGLPKNGSVPTFDRIRKTSVGEKFKPTLGPIKSSSRATLSSNSDMRKLRNNSTSSFLSRNNNSEVDVESLACTSKLSLPRGGSRSNMVRPMSRKDIFYSGSIVNLPEFHQSQKSLTNYRQSIMSIPKAKGLESEGSPGDLCPCLVLPESFTSALGQMMDMSLLRDPVFVLIGISNLFGMAGLYIPFVYLVDCAVEDGIEKGKASFLVSIIGITNTFGRVACGYFADFPSVNALLVNNICLVISAISVALTPFCHSYGAYIAMAVFFGIAISGYISLTSIILVDLLGLDKLTNAFGLLILFRGAAAIVGSPLAGFIYDKTKTYDIPFYVAGSLFAISAITSFIAPCLKRSEEEEQPVGEGDALTPIDEDEEEDDAGITMGPGHKTRLDSGPIPTIVETASSPGEKEIKQIESVL
- the LOC663010 gene encoding protein SERAC1 isoform X1, which produces MHFLKKYPKIVKFTCLATVSFGAGWLYYQVKTTKKILSNALDTSILSIIEPTAVEKSKDDDFFVIDITGDPNRQETYLQKWTALKFSFAKRLLVLASSENRFLRKRAVRQLARIKKLESWQYSQLADMIDARTAVGLARTPDVEPRLFNNPPLRFLGHTHDMIVDVMKDFLVNLHAMSQHPCMGYFISKAFLDLHEVEKFGDDITPYELKNFIQTSEELLPTCLESLLHHASLGKYAKDIAELNGLPLLMEIHNRFKDNLSVTATICRIISYLSMHRNLLDEMYKSGWVGLLAQWVKHDDVRISIPASKALANLDCDEDPVYLQRLYPLHPSTRIVQTPKVDVVFIHGLLGGVFFTWRQRQRNQDPLGFLGKKGAPESLTQNNSTCINKQCTEKRNKIQRISDPQMREFLEEFETHTAYGCLCNDYDFVWEDIPVNTNETATGPYCCSGFKYVCMEKSEDECYTNCWPRDWLAQDCDRLRIIGVNYETNLSLWTPICPVEKVKTLEERSDELIEQLERVEVGKRPIVWVTHSMGGLMVKCLLNKASENGNKRIRDLYTNTRGIIFYSTPHLGSSVASFSQASALVIWPSIEVQELQKHSPQLVQIHQKFLRLIKNHPMKIVTFVETKPTVVSAMKFKFLVVEPDSGNPGYGEYYEIPLDHLGICKPASRHSFLYQKVLHMITSILEESGPV